The DNA window GCTGCGGCGACCCGTCGGACCTGCCGGTGGCCAGCACCGCCCACATGTGGTCCTCCAGGTAGCGCTCCTGCTCGGAGCTGAACATCGGCTTCACCGTCCGTCGGGGACGGATACGAGCCGGTTCCGTAGGTGACCGATCCCCTCAACCCAGGTCTCCAGAAGATCACCAGGCTGCAGGAATCGGGGTGGTTGGCGCACCGCGCCGATCCCTGGAGGAGTG is part of the Acidimicrobiales bacterium genome and encodes:
- a CDS encoding fumarylacetoacetate hydrolase family protein translates to NGEKMQDGRTGDLIFGIPRLIAEISAVVPLLPGDVIFTGTPPGIGAVRQPPRFLQPGDLLETWVEGIGHLRNRLVSVPDGR